Genomic window (Branchiostoma lanceolatum isolate klBraLanc5 chromosome 13, klBraLanc5.hap2, whole genome shotgun sequence):
AAACGTCTGGTGTTTTCAGCTGTCTGGAAACGGCACGTAAATCTCACTGAACAGCGCTCTTCTGTCTGTAGTTCAAATATGGGGATTCGCAAGGCGCCCTAGTACTGAGTGTATCTTGAGTGGGCGGCTTTCCCAGAAGCAAAAAGAAATCGCGAAtgtcatacctccgtgaaataccTAAGAGTTTTtgttagtgatcctccccttcTCTTCTTGTAATAGATTTCCAAACGCTAAAAAagcaaagtttttgttttatcatttgTCTTTTAGATCGGCTACCTTTAAGAATGATTGACAACTAAGCTTCACTccttacaaaatataaaagattacaaTCTCAATTGTATTTCCTGTCACACCTAGCAATTACATTAGATACGATCACTTGTACTACGGAAAGAACTTGTCAAATTACAAACAGGTGTGTTCTCACAACACACCTGTTTTGTAAACATACCTGCTGATGCGTGGACCTTCCATGGGGGGGcataggtcaggggtcaaactaCTTGTTCTGTACAAACACCTGCTAAACACGAAATGTCAAACGTCAAGGGATGGGTCAAAGCAATGTGCAAACAAAGTTTGTTCAACAACAATTACGCTCTCACCATGCCCCGGCTGATGCGTGAACTGTCCATGTAGATGAAATTCCGATGGTCAAAGCAATAAACCACCCTAAGCAATATAAACAAAACGTCGTTATGTAAAGACGACAATCAATTATTGCGAAGTTATGGAGACGTTGGAGGGCTGCAGTGATATTTGGGACGGATATGCAGCAAAGCTAAATCTCAGAGTAAATCTTGGGAGGGAAGATTGTGTTTTCGACAGTCAGCTCTTGTAAAGCTTTTAAACTACATGTTTGAAAACAGATATCAGTGTTACTATTTGTCCGTTTTTCTGCCGTGCAACAAAGTCAACAAACTTTTCCTTTGTGAATGTCCCGGGTccagctttttcaagtagctagtagtgaaatgcggcttcgctacggctcgcgtttaaAGCCAAGTGCAACGGGTAATCCCTACTCTTCTAGAAATGTGTTGGcttcttttaaagaaaatacGCAGATGACAAAATACGATTAGCGAGATTACACTATGCGGGAACAAACTACACAGATACAATGAAGAGCTAAATACACAAACATCACAGCATTGAAATGCCAATAGTTCATTGACCTCGAAGTCTCTTTTTAGGTATTCTTTAGATAAAGTACTAGTGAGATAACATCTGTTAGCTTGTCTGCTGTGTCCCATTGAGACGTTACCATGTAGGGAACACAATAGGTTTACCTgctaagcccctgtcacacagtcgacgagCTACGGCCGCATTTTTTGATCGTCGAATTTCAAAATGGCTAGAGACTAGCCCATCACAATGGACGGTGCTCGGAAACCTGCGAACGTCGACCGTACCCAAAAAATTGCGCGATGATAGGAAAAACGCCAGGAGTATTACTtccgaaaatgtcatttagagctcgTCAGTCGATCGATTTTCGTGCAGTGCGACAGCGGTATAAACAAACAGTGGACCAACCAGTGTGCTGACAAATGTGATCTTTTGAGGCCATGTCTCAGCCTTTAGATAAGAGTATTGTCATTACAATGGGTCGTGGGGTTGGCAGGAGTCCGTGGAAAATTAATTAGCAACATTCAGAATTAGATAAATTGTCCTTATGTCCCTATAAGGCATCATAGGAAATCATCAATAATCGCGCATGGTGCATATTTGATAGGGCGTTCTTAATTTGGGGTAACGGTAATTAAATTGTCGTTTAAAACGTTGTGCGAGTGAAAAGCGGTGGCAGCTGTCATCGACCTATTTAGACACATTAAGAACACGTTCCGACAAATACAGGTACATAAATAAGAACTCTCCAGAGACAAGCATATACCGCACATCTCCGCAGTTGAAACAGGCGCAGCATTTTACGACTCGTGACATTATATATTGGTTCAACCGATGACTAAAATCATACAtgtttgttgttactgttggCATTGGCGTTGGCGCCTACGCTAAACGACTTGAACAAAGACAAACGCTCCTCCATCAACCAGTTAGTAGATTCGCGTGGGCGACAACTTTTTACTGTGGATGTAGTGGGTTTATTGGTGTAACGGGCGTAAAAAATAACTGAAGGATTCTGAGAAAAATGAGATTGGCAAGAACAGAAACTAGAACTACGGAAAAATGTATCTATACAAACTATTGTCCTGAAAATACGCATCACATTTTACCCATACGCCTACggtctgtttctttttttctggcGGTCCCATTTTGCACCAAAATAACGACATGACTCTGCCGGAACGGACAACTACTTACGCTATTCTATACTCAAAGAATCTGCTTAACTTTGTTATCGGAGTCAAACAATCACAGTCCCTTACGCGTCGCGGTTTTGACCTTGACATTTGCACGCTTGAATCGCCTTGTCTTCGAGCGCGTTTGCAGATTTCTACAATTCCTCAATAGAGCATCGGGTAAAGAAGAGGGcatgagatacatgtaatgaACAGAACATTCAAACGTACCATACGTGATATATCTCACTgagtgatagttcacctgttatgtcaatccttccacaaaatgtggcaaatcaaaataaataattgaataaattaataaatcttgataaatcaaaataaataaataaataaatctatcTAGGAAATTTGATGCGAAGAACAGGAGACGGGAAATATGCGACGATCAGTACGTTAAAACGTATTGTATGTAAAAAGAAACTATTTTCTATCGGCAGATTAATATATATATGACGAAAATACGATGCAATGGGCACGGGAAATATATATAAGATGGACAGAACGTTAAAGTCATTCAATATCGGCAGATTTATATTTCTGTATCTCTACTTGGCATAGAAAAGGGCATGAGGCATACCACATAAAAGAACGGTAGATTGCTAATAGATAATATAACTCATTCGATATCGACTCAACTGCGTCAATAGAATACTAGAGAAGGGCATAAGAGATGGTTTCAAAATCTATTGAGAGAAAATTAGGTAAAAAAGAGCAAGAGAAATGTGAGCTTGAATGAACGTTAAAACGGCTAATAGACATACAAATCATTCGATATCGGCCCAATGGGTGTCATCAGCTTTAGAGGTCACGGGTACCGAATTCGAAACGCAAGGTTAGAATGGCCGCTAATGTATGATACAAATCACTCGATATCGTCTAGTTAAAGGACTTCAATTTCAGAGCTGCTTGACATCAAACTTGAAACTTGAACATGACCAACACGTAATACAAATCATTGGATTCAATCTTAATGTCAGACGGCAATTTCAGGGGAAGCAGGCACCAAATGCGAAACGTAACGCAACATTTGTTATACGTGATACAAATCATTGGCTACAGTCTAAACAAGGGGATATaaatcttaaagtttgtaggCACAAACTTTGTAAGGAGAGAATGTACTAAGaagggttggggttttgttcgtgttaagaattttcgcgttcgcgtggaaaattttcgcgtcgaaaatttgaaatggagaatttatttataggttcaaaatatcaaagtaattttatcatcaaaatttttctcccttgggaatagacttgagtctcttgggaatagcacacaccacaccacaccctgcccacacccatgcaggggaaatgtttgcctgtaattttgatcatttgtgCGTTAAAATAGACAAATTAGTTGATCTgaagggaattgaaggtttacaaaTCTAAGGTTTCATGCccaaaaggatttttgaaatctttaaaaaaacaaaacaagttgattcccaagggactcaagtctattcccaagggagaaaaattttgatgataaaattactttgatattttgaacctatgaataaattctccatttcaaattttcaacgcgaaaattttccacgcgtacgcgaaaattcttaacgcTAACAAAACCCGTTCCCACTAAGAAGAGGGTAAGGTTCTAGACACTTTATGATACCCACAAGTTATGAGGAATACAGTAATCCACGACCATGACTTTGGCCGTTTCTGTTTGAAATTTTGTCACACCAGAACAAATCGGCAGCAGATGTGGccgaatcccccccccccccccgtcgcCAAAACAATGCCAGTGTTGTCGGGAATTAAGTATGATGGAATGCGAATTGAACACGTAATGATTTCTCTACCAGTGGCGTATTGGGGACGTGTCGCTATAAATCATCGAAGGGGAATACCGAGTAACCGActattctccgagcagatgCAAAATTGTATACCTTTTTAAATTCTGATAGACTGAAGCAAATACCATGGGGGTAAATTCAATGTGTTAACAGCTAAAAGCCTGGAGCAAATTAATAAAGTATGAgtaaatatatatgaatagatgtATAACCTTAACCTCTCTTCAAAGAGGTCCTGTGAGAGTTCAAAGGTCAAAGTCATAAAACATTCATGCAcaataacacacacaaaaatacaaaaccgATCTAAATACCCATACACATAAGATCAATAATATGATTTTGGTTAGTAAATCTAGAACTGGAAAAGAGATAACATGATAATTACACATTTGAAATGCGCTTTGGTTAGTTTGCCTTTGTTTTGTCACAACAAGGAAGTGCGTGACCAATTTCCGTTATGACAATATGCCGTTCTACCGGTAAAAGGGCAATAGAAAATTCAACGCACGCGTGAGATTGCCCTGACCATAGGTCACCTGAACCGTAAAGATTAGCCTCGAAGTCAGACTGTTTCTGAGGgcagctcctcggctccagggccaacatgaCCCCAAAACATTTTGACTGAGCCCCTTTGAGGTAGACCCTGCATCAGGGGGTGGCGTCAAAATTTCTTTGGAGGAGATGCTGACCCTGACAGGCCCTGAAGCTGTAGAGCTGGTCTGTGTAAGCCCTGGAAAAATTCTGGCTTCAAGGCTAAAGTACATATGGACCAACGCGGCTATAACCAGACCGATCCAATGTCTAACGGGAGTGATAATATCATTATTACACACTCGTGCCGTCATTTACAGGATCTGTGGCGCGTAGCTAAAGCGAGGGGAACATTCTAAACACGTAGTTGCGTGGGACGTAACGACATTAAAACTGCGTGCGCGACTATGTTGTTGTCGTTggtctagcctggatgccaggctgtTTCTATGGCCTAAACAGGCAAGCTCCTCGGCTCTACCCCGACGGAAATTTTACCGAAGGCCCCCGGGGGTCACTTGGGTTTCTAACTCCGGGTGTCTGTGGTAAAATTTCTTTGGGGGTATGTTGGACCTAAGAGCCGAGGAGATGGCATGTAaatgccctggaaacagtctgacatccaggctatctTCGGACCGGATGCTGTGGGAAAGGtggtcatctccaagcagatgttaggatgggAAATCGTACCGTTTTCAGACAGGCTAGCTGCCACGTTTTTCTAACACGCTACCACCCCATGGGAAAACGAGACAGCGAGAAAACGTTGTAATTTTCAAtcgcaacatctgcttggagattggagGGGTATTTTTGGGACGTTGTCGTTTGACTTCGATATGAATAAATGATGAGGGGATGCATTAGAGAGTAGAGACCTCTCACAATTTTAGCCGGTCGCAAAGGGAACATTTATCTCATCCAAAAACTAAACTGTCATCTCCCATAGTCACTGACGCTTAACAGCCTAGACATGTTTTTGTAAGCCAAGTCTCCCAAAACATGATCCATTTTGGAGATGTCTAGAATTAGATTTTTATCAATGATAAGTCGTGTTCCAAAGATATCGTGGCAGGGTCAACATCATACGATGCGTTTGATCGCAAGAAAGTCGGAAAATAAACGCCTGGAAAAGGTAAAGAAAAGGGCACGCGGCAGCCGCCAAATTCGAACCAAATTAGGTCAATGATACGCTTAGTACGTCATCGGGGTAGTTTTTATGTAGGGTAAGGGTTTCGGTGTTGTATGGACGTCACAATAAATAAATGTCATAAAACCGGATAGCGACAACGTACTGAAATACTGAAAATCTCCCACTAAGCACCACCGCGCCCCTCTTCCACATTTAGCTCCGTATCATGTTACTCTAACCATGCCAGTAGAATCTGTCCCTGGGGCTCAACTACAACATTTCACCAACAAACCCAGACACTAGGAAAATACCTTAGGATCCACCACCCAGAAAATAACGTTTCCCAACCTGTGTACACAACGCTCCGCCTTGGCAGTTCCTTCGGTTCTTCCTTCGCTTGTGGCTCGGGatcttctgttgttgttgtcgtctCATGGTGTTCTTGTTCTATTGTTGCCGTTTTTTCTTCGATCTTTGGAGGTGGTGTTGTGTCTGTGGGGATCGTGTCCGGTTTCTGGGGCGGTTGGGCTACGGTCGGGGGCGGTGATGGGGAGGGCGGTCTATCTTTTATATCCGTGAGGGGTGGTTCTATTTCTATTTCCGTCACTTCGGCGAGCTTCTCAACGGGTTTCTCCTCAACTTCGACAGGTTCTACGTCTTCTACGATGACTTTGGTGGCGTGTATTTTCTCCTGCGTCTCTCCTTTGGTCACAGTCGGCTGGTGTTTCGCCGCGATCTTGGCCTCTagcttctccttctccttcgtTAAATCCTCAGCGCTTCGCCTCCTTAAGGGTGGGGTGGTGGAAGCGAGCAGCACCTGCTTAAGAACCGGTGTCTCCCTCTTAATCTCCGCGGACTTGACCTCCGTCTTGACAACTTCCTTGGGTTTTGTTTCTCTCCTCCTGGCTTCAGTACGCGTGGACGGGGGAACGTACCCCTCCCTCAGATCGATCATACTCCTTCGGTAGTACGCAGACGGTTTGTACATGGAGTGAGGGGGAGGGGTGCGGGACCGTTCCGGCGCATCGTAGTACCGTAGCGCCGCTTCCACGCTGGTGGAGGACCGCAGGCTTCTCCTCCGTAAGGAATCCGCGGGCTGCCGCTGCTGCTGCCCGCGCGGGTAAAGCGGCATCATGCCGGCGAACGTGTCGTCTAGGAAAGGCGCAGGATCTACTGAAAATTCTAACGGACTAGCACTGCCACAGTCTGCCCCTGGATCGGACCAGTACCCGGAAGTGCCTGGGCACGAGAGCGGCAGCTGCGCGGAGGGTTGGTTGTCAGAGGTGCCCGCTGATAGGCTGGTGGAATTCCGCTGTGTAAACTGATGGATGGACCCTCCTGGAGTGGGGTCAACAACGGCGCGGGACGATTCAACCGGCGACCTACTTACATTCCCTACACATGTAGTAGAAACATCATCTGTTCCGATTGTTGCGTTCTCTGTCGGTTTTTTCTTGGCGTTGCTGTTTTCGACATTCAAAAACTGCTCAGAGCCATTTTCCGGTCTTTCGGAGTCAGTAGTAGTACCCTCGCTCGATTCTGCTTTTGTATCGTTTCCAGTTACTTTTTCTTCGGTACTTTTGTTTTCTACATTAAACTGATTAGCACCATTATGTGCGATACTTTCAACTGTAATGCTCTCGCTAGGTTCAGCGTTGCCATTTCCACGTACATTTTCATcggaatttttgttttcaacattCAAAATCTGATCAGTGCCATTGTAAGCGATACTGTCGCCTGCGGGGTCCTCGCTTGATCCAACTTCCTCGTCTTCAACTTCTTTGTCATCGTCACTTTGGTTTTTATCATTAAAAAGCTGATCAGCTTCGTTTTCCTTTCTTGTGGAGTCTTCCTCATCTGTAGTTTTCTCATGTTTGTCACTGCTATTTAGACTGTCTTTATCAACATTGGGCTTAACAATGCTTGTATTACTGTTCAGCTGTGGAGGGCACAGTGCTTGGTCTAGTGTAAGTTTAATTTTGCGTGCCGTTACCTTTGAATTAGTGGCTCCTGCTGTCTTTTCCTCACTACTACTGTTCTGGTGTGGTCCTATGCTCGACATAGGAGCAGGCGAAGCGCCGTTTTCTGTTTCAACATTTGGAGAAACACTCTTCAAGTCTGTGGTCTGCTTCGTTTTGATATTCCGCTTTGAACGAATCGTTAGGAATGTGTTCCGTAGGACCCACCGTGAGTTCTTAGTGAGGCTCTCAGTGTCGTCGCAGCCAGCCTGGTTTGTTGAAAGTGTAGGGTGGTCCACTTCCGCGtcctttgacattttgaacgCCTTGTTGTCAATTTCGCCAGGCGAGGTGGATCCGTCTGCCGCGTCGACGCGAGAATCGTCGAGACCAAAGTCGACACCGCTGTCCCTGTCTCTAGTCGGCCTTCCTTGCTCGTCGTCTACGGACGAAGGCGAGCCGACTTCTGTTGTCACCTCTGTTTCTGAAACGTTGCCAACAATGTTGTCGTTGTCAGTTTTGTGACCGACAGGCGACCGTGATTCGGGACACCTGGTGGTATTGTCAGCTGACACACACCTATCGTCACAACTCTCGGCGTCGGCGTCGCGTTTACCTGGCACTAGAGTCACGTCAGCGTCACCTACGTCGACGTCACAGCCGCTGTCTCGGCCACCTGTCCTCCCTGTGTGACCATCAAGAGCAGTGACCGGAAACGGCGTGCCTTCATGATCTTCCTCCAATTTTCCGCTTCTACGACTATCAACATCTTTACACGCCGACTCAAGACTGACCTCTTGCACTAGTGAAACTTCCTCCGTTATTTGGTCGCTGGTTCTTTTCTTCCCGTCTTCACAAGATAGGGTATCGATTTCGTCTGTTTTTGTCTGGTTGTCGTTCACGCCTTCGTTCTCCCAGACGCTTTGCCCACACCCGGTGTGCTCTTTAGTGCATCGGTTGTCTTCACTTTTCATACTTAGTCGCCTCACAAAAACTGTGTCGCCACCTGCGTCACTTTCCTCGTCTTTAGCTCCAAGCTTTTGTTTCACGTCGTCGACGGCGCCGCAAGACCCTGCCTCGGCGGCTGTACGAACTATCTCCATCGAGGTGGATCCTTGAGAAAGAGTTTCACAGGAAAACTCGGGATCAGCTGAAGGCTTGGGAGTGTTTAACTTCTGCCCTCTCACGTCGACAGGTTCGATCACGCTATCAGTGTCATCAGTCTCACCTGTTTTTCTACTCTCAAACTCCGCTGGAGCGGAGAGACCTTTCACCTGACCATTGTCTGACCTGCCTTTGCTATTGTTCGGATCGTAAACTTTGGCACTGCTGTCTGCCTTGATTTTATCTAAGTTACGACATGATGCACTTAATTCCTTCACATCTGGCTGCTCTAAACTCTCGCTACAAACCAACAAAAGCTCGTCCTTTCTACCTAATTGCTTACAGTCGTTGACTGCACCGCCTTTACCTGTCGCGTCGATGATAGTATTGTGCTTGGCGTGAGTTACGCCTATTGCCGATTTGTTGTTTGTTCTCTGCCTCCTTCCCTTTCTCCGTCCCCCTCTAGGCTTTGCCTTAAGCGATAGACATGTGTCTGCCTGAATGCTACTAGTAGCACTACCTAGCGACTGGCTTGAGTAGATCTCCTTGCTATTTTCTTGCGTTGCGACTTTTTCGCTACTTGCAGAAGCAGAACTCCCGGCTTTTATGCTTATGTGGTCGGCGCACACCTCATCAGCAGCGTTACGCACACCTGAGTTCCCACCTGTGGATTCACCTTTGTCTCCGACGCCTCCATCTTTTCCCACGGCCGTTTCGCCGTCGGCCATCCCCGGGACACTTCGGTTCGGGTCGCCAGTTTCCGTTACGCCCCCTTCCTCTGTTTGACCGGTTGTGTCCTTACTCTTGGGACGTTCTACGTCTTTCAGATCCACCTTACAAGAATCTTGAAGATTTGTGCCCGTATTTTCTAAATCGGCTTGTTCTCCGTCATCCTTGCTCGGGATAATGTCGGTGTTTATCGCAAGGACATCGTCAGTGTCCTTGTCGTGTTCTCGGAGGGAAGTGTCCGACATCCCGTGTAGGGAGACGCTCTCCACCGGTGACTTCAACTCGGTCGCGTTTTTATTCCCCATTTTCCTCCCCGACCGTCGATTTCTACGCCGCCTTGTTGTAGTCCCTCCGTCGTCTGCGCCTTTCTGTTCTTCACTTGTCGTCGCCCTCCCACCTTGCTCGCGAGGAGacgccgccgccgccgctgcTTGGTCCCGTACAGCCTTCGCGGTTGAGAAGAAGTACGCCAGAAAGTAGGAGATGTACGCTCCCATGGCAAAAATCACCACGTACTCCAGATAGCTTCTCAGAAGAATGACGGCATCGAAAATGATCGTCAGGACCCCCATATTATACACACCTTTCGCTCGAACAAGCCGGACGGTAACGTGTTAACATTATGCTCGGAGAACACAGTCAGCTGAAGCCGCTGAACTCGTAATGGCAATGCCCGCGGGCCAACAAAGACTCATTGTTCGACGAAGCCGTCAGACATAAACACGCGTCGGGACTCTAGCCTCGATACTAAGCCCTAGCTATACGGCTGGCGTTCCGATATTGTCCTCCTTTTTATCTACTGACTACTTTCGCCAAATGTATGTTTTCGATGTCATTTGTTTGAAGATGGGTAGGTTTTgtggccagcataactcgagaagttatgggtggatctttatgatagttGGTAGGTgcaaggaacctccttggtaggtGTCAGCAACACGAAAGACAAGTTCTATAACATGGTCTCTCTTGCGGCTTTTTGCGGCCCTGcattagtttttttttgctttttgttgTAGCTTTACGCATTGTTTTCTGGTCGCTACCGCGTTCTAGCTGGCAGAGGCAAATGTTGCAGACACGACAGCCACTCGACAGACATCGTAGCACTCAGAAAACAGAACGTACATGTAATAAGTGAAATAAAATCGACAATATCAAAAGCCAGTCGTAGCTTTCACTATCTTTGAATTAGCCTCAGTTAAGGCCTGGAATGGAGGCTACGTCGCCTACGACATATGGCTACTGCGCCAAGGCTTAACTCCACCCCCGGTGATTAACAATCACGTAACCAACCGGAAAGGTAGCATAATGTGTGTAGCCCGGTACACTGATGTAAGGCATTAAAGGAAAAGGAACTCTGTCATTAAAAACCCGCCAAAACACCACACGTCATACACATGAGGTGTGAGAAAAGGTGTTTCATTCTCTGTCGGTGCCTTAAGAAGAAAGAAGGCGGAAGGTTTGTCATGGGTTTCGTAAGGTTATTACTTACAAATGATGATCTATATCTATTCTTGTTATTGTCACAAATTCAAGTCAATCACCTCTGAATTGTCAACATTTACTGGTCATTACAAAACTAGTGGGTATTTCTATAATACACTTTACACAAATACAGGACATTTCCAACACATTGATATAGACACAGGCAAATACTACAATTTCAAAAGACGAGGCCTTGTAATTGTATTAAGGGCTATTTTGTTGGTATATTTGCGTGGCTTTGTTCTTAACTTTAAAGATAAACTATGACCTTTATGATTGGTTGCCTCTGACCGTGACCTTTTCATCCCCACACGCCTCACCTGGCATCACCTCATACCTACCATAAATTTACCCGTACGCGTTTACCTGACAACACACCTGACTTCTTGGGAGGGGGGTACTGGTTTCAACATTTACGACCAActtcattacattacattgcGATCGTGCATTGTTTGAGAAGCGATATATGAGTAAGAAATTCGCCGGATGAGCTATAGACAAATTCTGAGTACCGTCGACATCCATAATTGTTGTTTACGATGTTTATCTACTAATCATGGCGCCGGTGATTAACGCATATCCGAGCGTCGGCCAGGGATGTCATTACTGTATATGGTTGACGTTTTACTGGTTTCTATAGAAATGCATCACAGACCATCTTAGAATACTGATAGGATACTTAAGAAATAGAGGACACGACAGCAAAGAAAACTCAGAccttacagaaaaagtgggatcattcctcttccactgtctcggaaagagaagtcgaacccaataagttagaattcagtgtcagtagttagactTTAGTAGTAAGTTAGACTATAGTAGTCACATGCTTTACTGTTTATCATTGTTTGTCCGTCCttttcattttacatgtacttgcaatcagCCTACGGCAAGAACTTACAATAAAATTTTCTATATCAAAGACACTGTGGACTCACAACAGAAGAAGGAATATTTGAAGCTGCAAAATAGATGAttcatgatgaagatgatgacagtTGTTTTTCTGAATTGGCATATCATTGAGCATGATGAGTTTATATGACCCTTCTTTCGCTGgcaaaatataacctttgtttcAAATTATCCGTGATGTGTGGTTTTCAGGGGAACGACTGTTATTTTTTTGTGCAGGTGTGAAGTACTCACTGTTATCATGACAGCCATCAGCACATTCTGTATGCAttgtgtaatctccaagcagatccggCAAAGATCGtgtccaactggcaaaaggagtttttaaaGCCACACAAGGGTGGCTAAAAAAACTCCCTTTtctagttggatacggtctttgacACAGTTagatctgctgggagattaTGCGTTGTGTACAAACACTGGTGCTCGTCGTTTTCAAGGGGGTTGACATACACCGGATGGATTCATAGTTATCCGCCATACGTAATGATAGTGCAGACAATGATTTAcatctacatacattgtacatgcctCAAAAATCTTTGCAAGAGTTTCCAAACACCTCGtgtatttcaaaattcaaagtgCAATTAACTTCTTGCATGAAGTGACACTCTTTCTTGGATACAGTGGAAGAACTTGTCCAAGAAAAGGTTGAAGCATTTTGCTTAGTTGCCAAAACGACAACTGCCCCCCTAGGCCCTCCCCACCATGACATGACCTTGTCATTCGAAGGTCAGTCCTGATAGCCATCAGAGATGTTATCGTGAGATAACAACTCATTAGACGTGTCCAAGACATGGTGATGTCACGGCCTTCGTATCACAAGGACACTTGTAAAATACCACAGTGCACTATATCCTTGGCAACTCTccgctgtacatgtagctgttgccAGAACTATGACGTCACTGCCATTGGAACTGTATAACTATAATATTAAAGCTCATTAGAGCTATCAGAGCTGTCTACAtctttataacctccttgctaagaTGTCCTGACGTCCTAACCTTCGTAACGCAACGATAAAGCGGCTATCTCACTGGGCCGTGCCTGCTtacaacactgcgatttccaataacctGCTCATCTGGGCTCCATACGCAAAtcacgtcagtgtgaccgcaagggaaatTTTTTCGAAGATTCGCAAAGTTGTCGACATTTTTGTCACAACCAGACGCGGCCCAGTGAGATTAACGTTACTGGTGATACTTCGTCTCACAACATCATATTGTTGGCAACTCTACAGTCACGTAGTAGTCATGGGCCTCATGGCCAAAGCTATGACATCACTGCCATCAGCGATGTTACTACAAGATTACAACTCATCAAAGCTTTCTTAAGACATGGCGATATGTCCTGACCTTCGTAACGCAAGGGTATCGTTACTGATGATACTTCGTCTCACAACATCATAATGTTGGCAACTCAACAATCACATAGTAGTCGTTGCCAAAATTGTGACGCCGTTGCTATTAGCGATGTTACTACAAGATTGCAACTCATCAGAGCTTTCTGAGACATGGCGAGGTCATAACCTTTGGCACGCACGCAAGAACTGATGACACTTCGTTACACACCATCATCTTGTTGGCAACGTCACAAAATGGTCATTTGCCAAATCTATGACGTCTGTACTCTCTACCATTAGTTGTTTGCTTTCAAAAGCAATGAGTAGTCT
Coding sequences:
- the LOC136447958 gene encoding uncharacterized protein isoform X2 — protein: MGVLTIIFDAVILLRSYLEYVVIFAMGAYISYFLAYFFSTAKAVRDQAAAAAASPREQGGRATTSEEQKGADDGGTTTRRRRNRRSGRKMGNKNATELKSPVESVSLHGMSDTSLREHDKDTDDVLAINTDIIPSKDDGEQADLENTGTNLQDSCKVDLKDVERPKSKDTTGQTEEGGVTETGDPNRSVPGMADGETAVGKDGGVGDKGESTGGNSGVRNAADEVCADHISIKAGSSASASSEKVATQENSKEIYSSQSLGSATSSIQADTCLSLKAKPRGGRRKGRRQRTNNKSAIGVTHAKHNTIIDATGKGGAVNDCKQLGRKDELLLVCSESLEQPDVKELSASCRNLDKIKADSSAKVYDPNNSKGRSDNGQVKGLSAPAEFESRKTGETDDTDSVIEPVDVRGQKLNTPKPSADPEFSCETLSQGSTSMEIVRTAAEAGSCGAVDDVKQKLGAKDEESDAGGDTVFVRRLSMKSEDNRCTKEHTGCGQSVWENEGVNDNQTKTDEIDTLSCEDGKKRTSDQITEEVSLVQEVSLESACKDVDSRRSGKLEEDHEGTPFPVTALDGHTGRTGGRDSGCDVDVGDADVTLVPGKRDADAESCDDRCVSADNTTRCPESRSPVGHKTDNDNIVGNVSETEVTTEVGSPSSVDDEQGRPTRDRDSGVDFGLDDSRVDAADGSTSPGEIDNKAFKMSKDAEVDHPTLSTNQAGCDDTESLTKNSRWVLRNTFLTIRSKRNIKTKQTTDLKSVSPNVETENGASPAPMSSIGPHQNSSSEEKTAGATNSKVTARKIKLTLDQALCPPQLNSNTSIVKPNVDKDSLNSSDKHEKTTDEEDSTRKENEADQLFNDKNQSDDDKEVEDEEVGSSEDPAGDSIAYNGTDQILNVENKNSDENVRGNGNAEPSESITVESIAHNGANQFNVENKSTEEKVTGNDTKAESSEGTTTDSERPENGSEQFLNVENSNAKKKPTENATIGTDDVSTTCVGNVSRSPVESSRAVVDPTPGGSIHQFTQRNSTSLSAGTSDNQPSAQLPLSCPGTSGYWSDPGADCGSASPLEFSVDPAPFLDDTFAGMMPLYPRGQQQRQPADSLRRRSLRSSTSVEAALRYYDAPERSRTPPPHSMYKPSAYYRRSMIDLREGYVPPSTRTEARRRETKPKEVVKTEVKSAEIKRETPVLKQVLLASTTPPLRRRSAEDLTKEKEKLEAKIAAKHQPTVTKGETQEKIHATKVIVEDVEPVEVEEKPVEKLAEVTEIEIEPPLTDIKDRPPSPSPPPTVAQPPQKPDTIPTDTTPPPKIEEKTATIEQEHHETTTTTEDPEPQAKEEPKELPRRSVVYTAMEALESELLCPVCLDHFKSPLLLPCLHSVCSKCAEGILVHPNGDPMSKIGAASDYRDEPRSSLKCPSCRHEIILDGRGLDGLKRNLILENIIERYKQATSVSNFPGGGKKVVPCDVCRSDPPKPAVKSCVKCELSYCETCLKLTHPTTRTGKTAFADHKFVVPTVDPQTKVLMCTEHREEKVNLFCVTDDTPVCSLCKLVGRHKEHEVKPLEITYNEQKEKLAKDVQELVGINTEMVHYIAKLRSLCEMVEQNFSKMEASVKDEFSRLRMIVDEREKAMVGKLHDEKERRVEDRKQQVAVYRKTLEGTTAAVTYAQEALKEPNEGCFLQTSKAIRKRVRMAVDSAPSLQSSTELVDQLQLKHFQIDFSNLVPMLGQLDFLKLPSTPEFLTDQCYAEESSVYLRWHCKDVSAFDTYQVQYARSYASSAIVSSIYKTISDISDVRRTISGLQPDTQYTFFVRAVNKAGQTPRSEGLKIRTKTAAFKFTLDPDTAHPDLDISDDGCSVTYDSAGSSRRNVPTRPERFTDYVAVLGNAVVSQGRHYWEIDVSRSRGYRIGVAYRSTPRNEYIGSNNSSWAIQCHNKRFALWHQNKSQTIQLSSPPSKIGILVDFSSGTLTCITMSQPGNKQQIYSFQTKFRESLCPAFAVWDNCLTVISGLPTPTI